The following DNA comes from Chthoniobacterales bacterium.
CGGACCTCGTTGCCCTGCACCTCCACCGGCGTGCGCAGACGGACAAAGGACATCTGGAGCTGGCTCACGAAATTGCCCCGCCCATGCGGCAGCATCAATCCCCCACCCACGCTGGTGCCGTTCTTTTTTTCGCGTTCCTCGACCGCCTCCGCAAAGGCCGTCCAGTCGAGCATCTGCGGGTCGTTCTTCAGCAACCCGACCGCTTTTTCCACCGCAGCGGCGGCGTCGGTCGCGTCCACATCGAGCGCGATATTCCGGGTGGTGAGAGCCTCTTCCAGGGTGATCATATTAATTTATACGTTGCTGCCGCTCCACTTCAGCTTCTGCCGCAGCACTTCGGAAAATGGCAGCTCGGGCAGCATGACCAGCGGGAGCGTGGCCACGGATTTGGTGATCGAGAGGCAGTCGCCCACCTCGACCGTAAACGCCTCATCGCCATCTACGCTCAGGCTTAGCCCCAAGTCGGGTTGCGTGGGTCTCACGGTGATCTGGCTGCGATTGGACACGACCACGGAGCGATTCGTGAGGACGTGCGGTGAAATGGGCGTGATCACAAACACGTCGCTCTGCGGCATGATGATCGGCCCGCCGGCGGCCAGCGAATAGGCGGTGGAGCCTGTGGGCGTGGCGACGATAAGGCCGTCGGCGTTATATTCGGTGAGGACTTCGGCGTCGATGGTCACGGAGACTTTCACCAGCTTGGACGAGACACCGCGACTGACGACGACATCGTTGAGGGCACGTTTGCAGAGGACTTCGACTCCGTTGCGCTCAACCGCCACGGCCAGCAAGGACCGGGGACTGATGACATACGTTTCCTCGACGAGGCTCTGGATGGCCCGGTCGTAGCCGCCCGCGCTCACGCAAGTGAGGAAACCGAGCGAGCCGAAATTGATCCCGAGCAGTGGCTTGAGGGTCGCCCCCATCGTCTTGCGCAGCGCCCGCAGAATGCTCCCGTCGCCGCCCAGCACCATGAAGATCTCGCTGCGTTCCATCAGCTCGGGGATATCCAAGCCGTCGTGCTGGTCGAGCAGGGCCGCAGTGTCTTTCTCCAGCAAATAGGGTAGCTTGTGCCGGGCAAACTCCGCCAGCACCGCCTCGACGAGCTGGCGCGCGCCGGGTTTCCCCACGTAAGCGGTCAGTCCAATCAGAGGGCAAGCCATGCGAGAAACTCCTGGTTGCCTGTCATGCCGGTGATCGGCGACGGGATGACGCCCCGCCATTGCAGCCGTCCGGCGCTCTCGACGAAGGTCTTGATGCGACTCACGGCCCGCTCGTGCAGCCGCGCATCGCGGACCACGCCGCCCGCGCCAATGTCATTCTTCTGCAACTCGAATTGCGGTTTGATGAGGGCGACGACCATGCCCGCAGGAGACAGCAAGTCCACGACGGCAGGCAAGATCAAAGTCAGCGAGATAAACGACACGTCGATGACGGCGAGCTGCATCTTCTCGGGGAAATCGGTCACCTCGGCCCGGCGCGCATTGTATTTCTCGTGGACGACGACACGCGGATCGGAGCGGATTTTCCAGTCGAGCTGGTCGTGACCCGAGTCGACGGCGTAGACCTTCGAGGCACCGCGCTGGAGCAGGCAATCGGTGAATCCGCCGGTGGACGCCCCCACATCGATGCAGACCCAGCCCGCCGGATTGATTTTAAAATGATCGAGCGCGCCCTCGAGTTTGAGTCCGCCGCGACCGACATATTTCTCGGCGGCCTGGACCTGGAGCGGACTGTCGCAGGCGATTTGCTCGCCGGGCTTGGAGAAAACGCGATCCCCGCTTCGCACCGCGCCCGCCATGATGGCCCGCTGGGCTTTTTCCCGCGAGGGGAAGAGCGCCCGCTCGACGAGGAGGAGGTCGAGCCGTTGCTTGGGGATTTTCATGCGGGCGCCAGTCTGACTAACCCCGCCAAAAGGGAAAACCAAATTCTCGGAGGGTCAATCGTCGTCGCGGACCATGATGACGATGATCAACTGGCCGTTTCCATAGAGCGGGCCGCGAATGAAGAGCGGGCTGCGCGGGCCGAGTTTGGCGACGGTCTGGACGAGTTCTTTTTTACCCTGATACAACTGCAACTCTACCCGGAAGTTGGAGTCGCTGGTGGGCTGGACGACGGAGCGGACGGAGAAGGTTTTCCCGGGAATGAGCCATTGCTCGGTGTCGTCGGAGATTTCGTGGGAGCTTTTCCCGAGAATCTCAAAGGAGTCGTAGCCGAAGACGTCGCCGAGGCGTTTCTGGTAGGGCACGAGGGCTTTCGGGAGGTCTTGAGGAGCGGTGCCGTTGCGTCCGAGGAGAACCGCGCCCCAGAGACGGAAGTCTCTGGCCTGGACCAGCGGACTGAGGAGCAGGAGGGCGAATAGGATGCAACTCCAATGGGACAGCCCGAATGGGGAGCGCACGCGT
Coding sequences within:
- a CDS encoding NAD(+)/NADH kinase, encoding MACPLIGLTAYVGKPGARQLVEAVLAEFARHKLPYLLEKDTAALLDQHDGLDIPELMERSEIFMVLGGDGSILRALRKTMGATLKPLLGINFGSLGFLTCVSAGGYDRAIQSLVEETYVISPRSLLAVAVERNGVEVLCKRALNDVVVSRGVSSKLVKVSVTIDAEVLTEYNADGLIVATPTGSTAYSLAAGGPIIMPQSDVFVITPISPHVLTNRSVVVSNRSQITVRPTQPDLGLSLSVDGDEAFTVEVGDCLSITKSVATLPLVMLPELPFSEVLRQKLKWSGSNV
- a CDS encoding PTS sugar transporter subunit IIA, whose translation is MITLEEALTTRNIALDVDATDAAAAVEKAVGLLKNDPQMLDWTAFAEAVEEREKKNGTSVGGGLMLPHGRGNFVSQLQMSFVRLRTPVEVQGNEVRYIIAVAVPASMAADYLRLVGALARVFRDEKSSAKLGEFTTSGELLDWLCERSR
- a CDS encoding TlyA family RNA methyltransferase codes for the protein MKIPKQRLDLLLVERALFPSREKAQRAIMAGAVRSGDRVFSKPGEQIACDSPLQVQAAEKYVGRGGLKLEGALDHFKINPAGWVCIDVGASTGGFTDCLLQRGASKVYAVDSGHDQLDWKIRSDPRVVVHEKYNARRAEVTDFPEKMQLAVIDVSFISLTLILPAVVDLLSPAGMVVALIKPQFELQKNDIGAGGVVRDARLHERAVSRIKTFVESAGRLQWRGVIPSPITGMTGNQEFLAWLAL